One region of Armigeres subalbatus isolate Guangzhou_Male chromosome 3, GZ_Asu_2, whole genome shotgun sequence genomic DNA includes:
- the LOC134226656 gene encoding phosphatidylinositol 4,5-bisphosphate 5-phosphatase A-like isoform X2, with translation MSQDNNWDVKPLIPLLLRFYIVTWNVSTKFPDNLSLHKLLGLQSSPAQETDLPDFFVIGLQEVNAQPQNTLYNLFKDDLWTQKFKDLLKERDYVVIKTEQMQGLLLSVFARRKHLLHLRQVETEYTRTGLGGIWGNKGAVSIRLNVYGCSICLVNAHLAAHDHMLEERINDYEKIVQEHKFHVKTKEAIFDHDYVFWFGDLNFRLTGEATTSAEEIRAMVARDELKKLIERDQLSLVQREGRAFQKLKERLPQFPPTFKFEHGTNDYDMKRRPAWTDRILYAIKENNYRNVKLTVEQTSYKSHPSYNISDHKPVTSEFTIKCRFKVQDDFCRTYFRKDRPKRRPPLLRSNSRTVGGNRVIRKPQYSGERFKTRHYKRFSYRMAIANGSESLSRLNSFDELVSDLVDNEQVYEDTTERTIMFKPIELWLVGEQNTIEYVIPAGFEESNADWIGIYREDFTSLNEYLAYEYTETYKEKQHQMNEQQQQHQKNTRTVQMTFSENVNLPLGVRYQLLYFQSTGTRGVTGLVGISNTFAVEKRCPSPSFDDID, from the exons ACCTCTTATCCCTTTGCTTCTCAGATTCTACAtagtaacatggaacgtgagcACAAAATTTCCGGACAACCTTTCTCTCCACAAATTGCTTGGCCTGCAGTCAAGCCCCGCACAGGAAACAGACCTTCCAGATTTCTTCGTCATTGG TCTCCAAGAAGTTAACGCCCAGCCGCAGAACACGCTGTACAACCTCTTCAAGGATGACCTGTGGACGCAGAAGTTCAAGGATCTGCTCAAAGAGCGGGACTACGTCGTCATCAAGACCGAACAGATGCAGGGTCTCCTGCTGTCAGTATTCGCCCGGCGGAAACACTTGCTCCATCTGCGGCAGGTGGAAACCGAGTACACCCGCACCGGGCTCGGGGGAATCTGG GGCAACAAAGGTGCTGTTAGTATAAGGTTAAATGTTTACGGCTGTTCTATTTGCCTGGTCAATGCTCACTTGGCGGCCCATGACCACATGCTGGAGGAACGGATCAACGACTATGAAAAAATAGTCCAAGAACACAAGTTCCACGTCAAAACGAAAGAAGCAATTTTCGATCATGA CTACGTGTTCTGGTTCGGTGATCTCAACTTCCGACTCACGGGTGAAGCGACGACATCCGCCGAAGAGATACGTGCCATGGTGGCGCGGGACGAACTGAAGAAGCTCATCGAGCGGGATCAACTATCGCTGGTGCAACGAGAAGGTCGAGCTTTCCAGAAACTGAAGGAACGGCTCCCGCAATTCCCTCCGACGTTCAAGTTTGAACACGGAACCAATGATTACGATATGAA ACGGCGCCCGGCTTGGACAGATCGGATACTGTACGCAATCAAGGAAAACAACTACCGGAACGTGAAACTCACGGTCGAACAGACGTCCTACAAAAGCCATCCCAGCTACAACATAAGCGACCACAAACCCGTCACGAGTGAGTTCACCATCAAG TGCCGTTTCAAGGTGCAGGACGACTTCTGTCGAACCTACTTCCGGAAGGACCGCCCCAAACGCAGACCTCCACTTCTGCGATCTAACTCCCGTACGGTTGGGGGCAATCGG GTAATCCGCAAACCGCAGTACAGTGGTGAGCGGTTCAAGACCAGGCATTACAAGCGATTCAGCTACCGCATGGCAATCGCCAACGGTTCCGAATCCCTTTCGAGGCTGAACTCTTTTGATGAGCTGGTTTCCGATTTGGTTGACAATGAACAGGTTTACGAGGACACGACCGAGCGGACGATCATGTTCAAACCGATAGAGCTGTGGTTGGTGGGTGAACAGAACACAATCGAATATGTCATCCCAGCCGGATTCGAAGAGAGTAATGCTGACTGGATCGGAATCTATCGG GAGGACTTCACCAGTTTGAATGAGTACCTGGCGTACGAGTACACGGAGACCTACAAGGAAAAGCAACACCAGATGAAcgaacaacagcagcagcaccagAAGAACACCCGAACCGTGCAGATGACTTTCTCGGAGAACGTAAACCTCCCGCTGGGCGTCCGCTATCAGTTGCTGTACTTCCAAAGTACCGGAACCCGTGGAGTGACGGGCCTGGTAGGCATAAGCAATACCTTCGCGGTCGAGAAGCGCTGTCCTTCGCCCAGCTTCGACGACATCGATTGA
- the LOC134226656 gene encoding phosphatidylinositol 4,5-bisphosphate 5-phosphatase A-like isoform X5: MHLAFWLLGTLVSTQCARKFPAIMFHRKSSKKRRKSFRNHDSVKAVPPKPLAKRFYIVTWNVSTKFPDNLSLHKLLGLQSSPAQETDLPDFFVIGLQEVNAQPQNTLYNLFKDDLWTQKFKDLLKERDYVVIKTEQMQGLLLSVFARRKHLLHLRQVETEYTRTGLGGIWGNKGAVSIRLNVYGCSICLVNAHLAAHDHMLEERINDYEKIVQEHKFHVKTKEAIFDHDYVFWFGDLNFRLTGEATTSAEEIRAMVARDELKKLIERDQLSLVQREGRAFQKLKERLPQFPPTFKFEHGTNDYDMKRRPAWTDRILYAIKENNYRNVKLTVEQTSYKSHPSYNISDHKPVTSEFTIKVYEDTTERTIMFKPIELWLVGEQNTIEYVIPAGFEESNADWIGIYREDFTSLNEYLAYEYTETYKEKQHQMNEQQQQHQKNTRTVQMTFSENVNLPLGVRYQLLYFQSTGTRGVTGLVGISNTFAVEKRCPSPSFDDID; encoded by the exons ATGCACTTGGCATTCTGGTTATTGGGAACGTTAGTCAGTACCCAGTGCGCACGCAAATTTCCCGCGATAATGTTCCATCGCAAGTCATCGAAGAAGCGGAGAAAATCTTTTCGAAATCACGATAGCGTGAAGGCTGTGCCACCAAAGCCGCTGGCAAAAAG ATTCTACAtagtaacatggaacgtgagcACAAAATTTCCGGACAACCTTTCTCTCCACAAATTGCTTGGCCTGCAGTCAAGCCCCGCACAGGAAACAGACCTTCCAGATTTCTTCGTCATTGG TCTCCAAGAAGTTAACGCCCAGCCGCAGAACACGCTGTACAACCTCTTCAAGGATGACCTGTGGACGCAGAAGTTCAAGGATCTGCTCAAAGAGCGGGACTACGTCGTCATCAAGACCGAACAGATGCAGGGTCTCCTGCTGTCAGTATTCGCCCGGCGGAAACACTTGCTCCATCTGCGGCAGGTGGAAACCGAGTACACCCGCACCGGGCTCGGGGGAATCTGG GGCAACAAAGGTGCTGTTAGTATAAGGTTAAATGTTTACGGCTGTTCTATTTGCCTGGTCAATGCTCACTTGGCGGCCCATGACCACATGCTGGAGGAACGGATCAACGACTATGAAAAAATAGTCCAAGAACACAAGTTCCACGTCAAAACGAAAGAAGCAATTTTCGATCATGA CTACGTGTTCTGGTTCGGTGATCTCAACTTCCGACTCACGGGTGAAGCGACGACATCCGCCGAAGAGATACGTGCCATGGTGGCGCGGGACGAACTGAAGAAGCTCATCGAGCGGGATCAACTATCGCTGGTGCAACGAGAAGGTCGAGCTTTCCAGAAACTGAAGGAACGGCTCCCGCAATTCCCTCCGACGTTCAAGTTTGAACACGGAACCAATGATTACGATATGAA ACGGCGCCCGGCTTGGACAGATCGGATACTGTACGCAATCAAGGAAAACAACTACCGGAACGTGAAACTCACGGTCGAACAGACGTCCTACAAAAGCCATCCCAGCTACAACATAAGCGACCACAAACCCGTCACGAGTGAGTTCACCATCAAG GTTTACGAGGACACGACCGAGCGGACGATCATGTTCAAACCGATAGAGCTGTGGTTGGTGGGTGAACAGAACACAATCGAATATGTCATCCCAGCCGGATTCGAAGAGAGTAATGCTGACTGGATCGGAATCTATCGG GAGGACTTCACCAGTTTGAATGAGTACCTGGCGTACGAGTACACGGAGACCTACAAGGAAAAGCAACACCAGATGAAcgaacaacagcagcagcaccagAAGAACACCCGAACCGTGCAGATGACTTTCTCGGAGAACGTAAACCTCCCGCTGGGCGTCCGCTATCAGTTGCTGTACTTCCAAAGTACCGGAACCCGTGGAGTGACGGGCCTGGTAGGCATAAGCAATACCTTCGCGGTCGAGAAGCGCTGTCCTTCGCCCAGCTTCGACGACATCGATTGA
- the LOC134226656 gene encoding phosphatidylinositol 4,5-bisphosphate 5-phosphatase A-like isoform X1 — protein MHLAFWLLGTLVSTQCARKFPAIMFHRKSSKKRRKSFRNHDSVKAVPPKPLAKRFYIVTWNVSTKFPDNLSLHKLLGLQSSPAQETDLPDFFVIGLQEVNAQPQNTLYNLFKDDLWTQKFKDLLKERDYVVIKTEQMQGLLLSVFARRKHLLHLRQVETEYTRTGLGGIWGNKGAVSIRLNVYGCSICLVNAHLAAHDHMLEERINDYEKIVQEHKFHVKTKEAIFDHDYVFWFGDLNFRLTGEATTSAEEIRAMVARDELKKLIERDQLSLVQREGRAFQKLKERLPQFPPTFKFEHGTNDYDMKRRPAWTDRILYAIKENNYRNVKLTVEQTSYKSHPSYNISDHKPVTSEFTIKCRFKVQDDFCRTYFRKDRPKRRPPLLRSNSRTVGGNRVIRKPQYSGERFKTRHYKRFSYRMAIANGSESLSRLNSFDELVSDLVDNEQVYEDTTERTIMFKPIELWLVGEQNTIEYVIPAGFEESNADWIGIYREDFTSLNEYLAYEYTETYKEKQHQMNEQQQQHQKNTRTVQMTFSENVNLPLGVRYQLLYFQSTGTRGVTGLVGISNTFAVEKRCPSPSFDDID, from the exons ATGCACTTGGCATTCTGGTTATTGGGAACGTTAGTCAGTACCCAGTGCGCACGCAAATTTCCCGCGATAATGTTCCATCGCAAGTCATCGAAGAAGCGGAGAAAATCTTTTCGAAATCACGATAGCGTGAAGGCTGTGCCACCAAAGCCGCTGGCAAAAAG ATTCTACAtagtaacatggaacgtgagcACAAAATTTCCGGACAACCTTTCTCTCCACAAATTGCTTGGCCTGCAGTCAAGCCCCGCACAGGAAACAGACCTTCCAGATTTCTTCGTCATTGG TCTCCAAGAAGTTAACGCCCAGCCGCAGAACACGCTGTACAACCTCTTCAAGGATGACCTGTGGACGCAGAAGTTCAAGGATCTGCTCAAAGAGCGGGACTACGTCGTCATCAAGACCGAACAGATGCAGGGTCTCCTGCTGTCAGTATTCGCCCGGCGGAAACACTTGCTCCATCTGCGGCAGGTGGAAACCGAGTACACCCGCACCGGGCTCGGGGGAATCTGG GGCAACAAAGGTGCTGTTAGTATAAGGTTAAATGTTTACGGCTGTTCTATTTGCCTGGTCAATGCTCACTTGGCGGCCCATGACCACATGCTGGAGGAACGGATCAACGACTATGAAAAAATAGTCCAAGAACACAAGTTCCACGTCAAAACGAAAGAAGCAATTTTCGATCATGA CTACGTGTTCTGGTTCGGTGATCTCAACTTCCGACTCACGGGTGAAGCGACGACATCCGCCGAAGAGATACGTGCCATGGTGGCGCGGGACGAACTGAAGAAGCTCATCGAGCGGGATCAACTATCGCTGGTGCAACGAGAAGGTCGAGCTTTCCAGAAACTGAAGGAACGGCTCCCGCAATTCCCTCCGACGTTCAAGTTTGAACACGGAACCAATGATTACGATATGAA ACGGCGCCCGGCTTGGACAGATCGGATACTGTACGCAATCAAGGAAAACAACTACCGGAACGTGAAACTCACGGTCGAACAGACGTCCTACAAAAGCCATCCCAGCTACAACATAAGCGACCACAAACCCGTCACGAGTGAGTTCACCATCAAG TGCCGTTTCAAGGTGCAGGACGACTTCTGTCGAACCTACTTCCGGAAGGACCGCCCCAAACGCAGACCTCCACTTCTGCGATCTAACTCCCGTACGGTTGGGGGCAATCGG GTAATCCGCAAACCGCAGTACAGTGGTGAGCGGTTCAAGACCAGGCATTACAAGCGATTCAGCTACCGCATGGCAATCGCCAACGGTTCCGAATCCCTTTCGAGGCTGAACTCTTTTGATGAGCTGGTTTCCGATTTGGTTGACAATGAACAGGTTTACGAGGACACGACCGAGCGGACGATCATGTTCAAACCGATAGAGCTGTGGTTGGTGGGTGAACAGAACACAATCGAATATGTCATCCCAGCCGGATTCGAAGAGAGTAATGCTGACTGGATCGGAATCTATCGG GAGGACTTCACCAGTTTGAATGAGTACCTGGCGTACGAGTACACGGAGACCTACAAGGAAAAGCAACACCAGATGAAcgaacaacagcagcagcaccagAAGAACACCCGAACCGTGCAGATGACTTTCTCGGAGAACGTAAACCTCCCGCTGGGCGTCCGCTATCAGTTGCTGTACTTCCAAAGTACCGGAACCCGTGGAGTGACGGGCCTGGTAGGCATAAGCAATACCTTCGCGGTCGAGAAGCGCTGTCCTTCGCCCAGCTTCGACGACATCGATTGA
- the LOC134226656 gene encoding phosphatidylinositol 4,5-bisphosphate 5-phosphatase A-like isoform X3, translating into MHLAFWLLGTLVSTQCARKFPAIMFHRKSSKKRRKSFRNHDSVKAVPPKPLAKRFYIVTWNVSTKFPDNLSLHKLLGLQSSPAQETDLPDFFVIGLQEVNAQPQNTLYNLFKDDLWTQKFKDLLKERDYVVIKTEQMQGLLLSVFARRKHLLHLRQVETEYTRTGLGGIWGNKGAVSIRLNVYGCSICLVNAHLAAHDHMLEERINDYEKIVQEHKFHVKTKEAIFDHDYVFWFGDLNFRLTGEATTSAEEIRAMVARDELKKLIERDQLSLVQREGRAFQKLKERLPQFPPTFKFEHGTNDYDMKRRPAWTDRILYAIKENNYRNVKLTVEQTSYKSHPSYNISDHKPVTSEFTIKVIRKPQYSGERFKTRHYKRFSYRMAIANGSESLSRLNSFDELVSDLVDNEQVYEDTTERTIMFKPIELWLVGEQNTIEYVIPAGFEESNADWIGIYREDFTSLNEYLAYEYTETYKEKQHQMNEQQQQHQKNTRTVQMTFSENVNLPLGVRYQLLYFQSTGTRGVTGLVGISNTFAVEKRCPSPSFDDID; encoded by the exons ATGCACTTGGCATTCTGGTTATTGGGAACGTTAGTCAGTACCCAGTGCGCACGCAAATTTCCCGCGATAATGTTCCATCGCAAGTCATCGAAGAAGCGGAGAAAATCTTTTCGAAATCACGATAGCGTGAAGGCTGTGCCACCAAAGCCGCTGGCAAAAAG ATTCTACAtagtaacatggaacgtgagcACAAAATTTCCGGACAACCTTTCTCTCCACAAATTGCTTGGCCTGCAGTCAAGCCCCGCACAGGAAACAGACCTTCCAGATTTCTTCGTCATTGG TCTCCAAGAAGTTAACGCCCAGCCGCAGAACACGCTGTACAACCTCTTCAAGGATGACCTGTGGACGCAGAAGTTCAAGGATCTGCTCAAAGAGCGGGACTACGTCGTCATCAAGACCGAACAGATGCAGGGTCTCCTGCTGTCAGTATTCGCCCGGCGGAAACACTTGCTCCATCTGCGGCAGGTGGAAACCGAGTACACCCGCACCGGGCTCGGGGGAATCTGG GGCAACAAAGGTGCTGTTAGTATAAGGTTAAATGTTTACGGCTGTTCTATTTGCCTGGTCAATGCTCACTTGGCGGCCCATGACCACATGCTGGAGGAACGGATCAACGACTATGAAAAAATAGTCCAAGAACACAAGTTCCACGTCAAAACGAAAGAAGCAATTTTCGATCATGA CTACGTGTTCTGGTTCGGTGATCTCAACTTCCGACTCACGGGTGAAGCGACGACATCCGCCGAAGAGATACGTGCCATGGTGGCGCGGGACGAACTGAAGAAGCTCATCGAGCGGGATCAACTATCGCTGGTGCAACGAGAAGGTCGAGCTTTCCAGAAACTGAAGGAACGGCTCCCGCAATTCCCTCCGACGTTCAAGTTTGAACACGGAACCAATGATTACGATATGAA ACGGCGCCCGGCTTGGACAGATCGGATACTGTACGCAATCAAGGAAAACAACTACCGGAACGTGAAACTCACGGTCGAACAGACGTCCTACAAAAGCCATCCCAGCTACAACATAAGCGACCACAAACCCGTCACGAGTGAGTTCACCATCAAG GTAATCCGCAAACCGCAGTACAGTGGTGAGCGGTTCAAGACCAGGCATTACAAGCGATTCAGCTACCGCATGGCAATCGCCAACGGTTCCGAATCCCTTTCGAGGCTGAACTCTTTTGATGAGCTGGTTTCCGATTTGGTTGACAATGAACAGGTTTACGAGGACACGACCGAGCGGACGATCATGTTCAAACCGATAGAGCTGTGGTTGGTGGGTGAACAGAACACAATCGAATATGTCATCCCAGCCGGATTCGAAGAGAGTAATGCTGACTGGATCGGAATCTATCGG GAGGACTTCACCAGTTTGAATGAGTACCTGGCGTACGAGTACACGGAGACCTACAAGGAAAAGCAACACCAGATGAAcgaacaacagcagcagcaccagAAGAACACCCGAACCGTGCAGATGACTTTCTCGGAGAACGTAAACCTCCCGCTGGGCGTCCGCTATCAGTTGCTGTACTTCCAAAGTACCGGAACCCGTGGAGTGACGGGCCTGGTAGGCATAAGCAATACCTTCGCGGTCGAGAAGCGCTGTCCTTCGCCCAGCTTCGACGACATCGATTGA
- the LOC134226656 gene encoding phosphatidylinositol 4,5-bisphosphate 5-phosphatase A-like isoform X4 — protein MSQDNNWDVKFYIVTWNVSTKFPDNLSLHKLLGLQSSPAQETDLPDFFVIGLQEVNAQPQNTLYNLFKDDLWTQKFKDLLKERDYVVIKTEQMQGLLLSVFARRKHLLHLRQVETEYTRTGLGGIWGNKGAVSIRLNVYGCSICLVNAHLAAHDHMLEERINDYEKIVQEHKFHVKTKEAIFDHDYVFWFGDLNFRLTGEATTSAEEIRAMVARDELKKLIERDQLSLVQREGRAFQKLKERLPQFPPTFKFEHGTNDYDMKRRPAWTDRILYAIKENNYRNVKLTVEQTSYKSHPSYNISDHKPVTSEFTIKCRFKVQDDFCRTYFRKDRPKRRPPLLRSNSRTVGGNRVIRKPQYSGERFKTRHYKRFSYRMAIANGSESLSRLNSFDELVSDLVDNEQVYEDTTERTIMFKPIELWLVGEQNTIEYVIPAGFEESNADWIGIYREDFTSLNEYLAYEYTETYKEKQHQMNEQQQQHQKNTRTVQMTFSENVNLPLGVRYQLLYFQSTGTRGVTGLVGISNTFAVEKRCPSPSFDDID, from the exons ATTCTACAtagtaacatggaacgtgagcACAAAATTTCCGGACAACCTTTCTCTCCACAAATTGCTTGGCCTGCAGTCAAGCCCCGCACAGGAAACAGACCTTCCAGATTTCTTCGTCATTGG TCTCCAAGAAGTTAACGCCCAGCCGCAGAACACGCTGTACAACCTCTTCAAGGATGACCTGTGGACGCAGAAGTTCAAGGATCTGCTCAAAGAGCGGGACTACGTCGTCATCAAGACCGAACAGATGCAGGGTCTCCTGCTGTCAGTATTCGCCCGGCGGAAACACTTGCTCCATCTGCGGCAGGTGGAAACCGAGTACACCCGCACCGGGCTCGGGGGAATCTGG GGCAACAAAGGTGCTGTTAGTATAAGGTTAAATGTTTACGGCTGTTCTATTTGCCTGGTCAATGCTCACTTGGCGGCCCATGACCACATGCTGGAGGAACGGATCAACGACTATGAAAAAATAGTCCAAGAACACAAGTTCCACGTCAAAACGAAAGAAGCAATTTTCGATCATGA CTACGTGTTCTGGTTCGGTGATCTCAACTTCCGACTCACGGGTGAAGCGACGACATCCGCCGAAGAGATACGTGCCATGGTGGCGCGGGACGAACTGAAGAAGCTCATCGAGCGGGATCAACTATCGCTGGTGCAACGAGAAGGTCGAGCTTTCCAGAAACTGAAGGAACGGCTCCCGCAATTCCCTCCGACGTTCAAGTTTGAACACGGAACCAATGATTACGATATGAA ACGGCGCCCGGCTTGGACAGATCGGATACTGTACGCAATCAAGGAAAACAACTACCGGAACGTGAAACTCACGGTCGAACAGACGTCCTACAAAAGCCATCCCAGCTACAACATAAGCGACCACAAACCCGTCACGAGTGAGTTCACCATCAAG TGCCGTTTCAAGGTGCAGGACGACTTCTGTCGAACCTACTTCCGGAAGGACCGCCCCAAACGCAGACCTCCACTTCTGCGATCTAACTCCCGTACGGTTGGGGGCAATCGG GTAATCCGCAAACCGCAGTACAGTGGTGAGCGGTTCAAGACCAGGCATTACAAGCGATTCAGCTACCGCATGGCAATCGCCAACGGTTCCGAATCCCTTTCGAGGCTGAACTCTTTTGATGAGCTGGTTTCCGATTTGGTTGACAATGAACAGGTTTACGAGGACACGACCGAGCGGACGATCATGTTCAAACCGATAGAGCTGTGGTTGGTGGGTGAACAGAACACAATCGAATATGTCATCCCAGCCGGATTCGAAGAGAGTAATGCTGACTGGATCGGAATCTATCGG GAGGACTTCACCAGTTTGAATGAGTACCTGGCGTACGAGTACACGGAGACCTACAAGGAAAAGCAACACCAGATGAAcgaacaacagcagcagcaccagAAGAACACCCGAACCGTGCAGATGACTTTCTCGGAGAACGTAAACCTCCCGCTGGGCGTCCGCTATCAGTTGCTGTACTTCCAAAGTACCGGAACCCGTGGAGTGACGGGCCTGGTAGGCATAAGCAATACCTTCGCGGTCGAGAAGCGCTGTCCTTCGCCCAGCTTCGACGACATCGATTGA